The Sulfurihydrogenibium sp. YO3AOP1 genome has a window encoding:
- a CDS encoding TlyA family RNA methyltransferase — protein MKVQKERIDKLLVDKGLVESREKAQALIMSGVVFVNNQKIDKPGTKVPTDANIYIKEKMPYVSRGGFKLEKGLKIFNLDVKDKICLDIGSSTGGFTDCLLQNGAKKVYAVDVGKNQLHEKLRADSRVISIEEFNARYLTENEIPEKIDILVCDVSFISITKILPNICNLLKEDFKGIILIKPQFELSKKEVKDGVVRDKELHFKAIKSVIESLKQSCYCIKDLDFSPIKGPEGNIEFLALIERKSEDCKTLPDEYIKNIIDKAHEGLR, from the coding sequence TTGAAAGTTCAGAAAGAAAGAATAGATAAGTTATTGGTAGATAAAGGTTTAGTTGAAAGCAGAGAGAAAGCACAAGCTCTTATTATGTCTGGCGTTGTTTTTGTGAACAATCAGAAAATAGACAAACCGGGCACAAAAGTTCCAACAGATGCAAACATCTACATCAAAGAAAAAATGCCTTATGTTTCAAGAGGTGGATTTAAGTTAGAAAAAGGTTTAAAAATTTTTAATCTTGATGTAAAAGATAAGATTTGTCTTGATATAGGCTCTTCAACTGGTGGATTTACCGACTGTTTACTTCAAAATGGAGCTAAAAAAGTTTATGCCGTTGACGTTGGAAAAAATCAACTTCATGAAAAATTAAGAGCTGACAGTAGAGTTATTTCAATAGAAGAGTTTAACGCAAGGTATTTAACTGAAAATGAAATTCCGGAAAAGATTGATATATTGGTTTGCGATGTATCTTTTATATCCATTACAAAAATACTTCCAAACATATGTAATTTGTTAAAGGAAGATTTTAAAGGAATAATTTTAATCAAGCCACAGTTTGAATTATCAAAAAAGGAAGTAAAAGACGGCGTTGTTAGAGATAAAGAACTGCATTTTAAAGCCATAAAGTCTGTAATTGAAAGTTTAAAACAGTCCTGCTACTGTATAAAAGATTTAGACTTTTCTCCAATAAAAGGACCGGAAGGTAACATAGAATTCTTAGCATTGATAGAAAGAAAATCAGAAGATTGTAAAACATTGCCTGATGAGTACATTAAAAACATAATAGATAAGGCACATGAGGGTTTAAGGTAA
- the htpX gene encoding zinc metalloprotease HtpX — MANQLKTVLLLGVLTGLFLAIGHLVAGKQGMIIAFVVALFMNFFSYFFSDKVALAMYGAREIMYEEAPWLHEMVEDLAKRAGIPKPKIYLAPIAVPNAFATGRDPNHAAVAVTSGILQILDKDELRGVLAHELGHVKNRDILISSIAATIGGAISMLANMAYYTAFLGGNDRENNNPIASIIGSIILFIVAPLAATLIQMAISRSREFVADEAGAKISGCPLCLANALRRLEEIAHNPQIQEIASQEINPGTAHMMIVNPLSGDFIMKLFSTHPPTEERIRRLEELARKMQPGYGF; from the coding sequence ATGGCAAATCAGCTGAAAACAGTTTTACTTTTAGGAGTTTTAACAGGTTTATTTCTTGCTATTGGTCATTTAGTGGCTGGGAAGCAAGGTATGATAATTGCGTTTGTAGTAGCTTTATTTATGAACTTTTTCAGCTATTTCTTTTCTGATAAAGTTGCTTTGGCTATGTATGGAGCAAGAGAGATTATGTATGAAGAAGCACCTTGGCTTCACGAAATGGTAGAAGATTTAGCAAAGAGAGCCGGCATTCCAAAACCAAAAATCTATTTAGCACCTATAGCTGTTCCAAATGCTTTTGCAACAGGAAGAGACCCTAACCATGCAGCTGTAGCTGTAACCTCCGGTATTTTACAAATTTTAGACAAGGATGAACTAAGAGGTGTTTTAGCTCACGAACTTGGACATGTTAAAAATAGAGATATACTTATTTCTTCAATAGCTGCAACTATTGGTGGAGCAATCTCTATGCTTGCCAATATGGCTTATTACACTGCATTCCTTGGCGGAAATGATAGAGAAAATAACAATCCAATTGCATCAATAATAGGTTCTATAATCTTATTTATAGTTGCTCCTTTAGCAGCAACTTTAATACAAATGGCAATATCTCGCTCAAGAGAATTTGTAGCAGATGAAGCAGGAGCAAAAATCTCTGGATGTCCTTTATGCTTAGCTAATGCTTTAAGAAGGTTGGAAGAAATAGCACATAATCCACAGATACAAGAGATAGCATCACAAGAAATCAATCCAGGAACTGCTCATATGATGATTGTCAATCCACTTAGTGGTGATTTTATAATGAAATTATTTTCAACACATCCACCAACGGAAGAGAGAATCAGAAGATTAGAAGAACTTGCAAGAAAAATGCAGCCAGGATATGGATTTTAA
- the rseP gene encoding RIP metalloprotease RseP, whose protein sequence is MTILAFLIMLGVLITIHEFGHFLFARMFGVKVETFSIGFGPPIFRWKGKETEYQIALIPLGGYVKMYGEDSMTEPVQGEVNKEAYNDPRSFHSKARWQKMLIAFAGPLFNIILAIVLFIAVYAIGIKEPAYLTQPPEIGYVEKNSIAEKIGLQPFDKILKVNGEEVKNWKDLTIKLAMKSGKNIDIEFLRNGNVYKVSATLPEDMTKDSFGISPIIEPKVGKVLPNTPAEEAGLKEGDIIIAVNGKPIRTWFEFVDFMSNLNEKRDINLLVKRDGKVISLTITPEYNQELKKYTVGISPKFEVKTIQYPIDQAIVKAFDKTKELTASIYKVVAGLFTGEVSFKTLGGPISIAKFSGEALETGIATFLFAMAFMSLQLGYLNLLPIPVLDGGLIFILLIESIIRRPLPEKAKEYLAYIGFALLGSLMIYVIFNDILRAIQ, encoded by the coding sequence TTGACAATTTTAGCTTTTTTAATAATGCTTGGAGTATTGATTACGATACATGAATTTGGACATTTTCTTTTTGCGAGAATGTTTGGCGTAAAAGTAGAAACATTCTCCATAGGCTTTGGACCACCAATATTTAGATGGAAAGGAAAAGAAACAGAGTACCAAATAGCACTTATTCCCCTTGGTGGATACGTAAAAATGTATGGCGAAGATTCAATGACAGAACCAGTACAAGGTGAAGTTAATAAAGAAGCCTACAACGACCCAAGGTCTTTTCATTCAAAAGCAAGATGGCAAAAAATGTTAATAGCATTTGCCGGACCACTTTTTAACATAATCCTTGCAATAGTTTTATTTATAGCTGTTTACGCAATAGGTATAAAAGAACCAGCGTATTTAACACAGCCACCGGAAATAGGATATGTTGAGAAAAACTCTATTGCTGAAAAAATAGGACTACAGCCGTTTGACAAGATTTTAAAAGTAAATGGCGAAGAAGTTAAAAATTGGAAAGATTTAACAATTAAATTAGCAATGAAATCTGGTAAAAATATAGATATAGAGTTTTTAAGAAATGGTAATGTCTATAAAGTATCCGCTACGCTTCCAGAAGATATGACAAAAGATTCTTTCGGCATTTCTCCAATAATAGAGCCAAAGGTTGGTAAAGTTTTACCAAATACACCGGCAGAAGAAGCAGGTTTAAAAGAAGGCGATATTATTATTGCTGTAAATGGAAAGCCAATAAGGACATGGTTTGAATTTGTAGATTTTATGTCCAACCTGAACGAAAAAAGAGACATTAACCTTCTTGTTAAAAGGGATGGAAAAGTTATTTCTTTAACAATAACACCAGAATACAATCAAGAACTTAAAAAATATACAGTAGGAATATCTCCAAAATTTGAAGTAAAGACCATTCAGTATCCTATAGACCAAGCAATAGTAAAAGCATTTGATAAAACAAAAGAGTTAACAGCATCAATATATAAGGTAGTAGCGGGTTTATTTACAGGTGAAGTATCATTTAAAACCCTTGGTGGTCCTATCTCTATTGCTAAATTCTCGGGAGAAGCATTAGAAACTGGAATTGCAACATTCTTATTTGCAATGGCTTTTATGTCTTTACAGCTTGGATATTTAAACCTACTTCCTATTCCAGTTCTTGATGGCGGATTAATATTTATTCTTTTAATAGAAAGTATTATCAGAAGACCACTTCCAGAAAAGGCAAAAGAATATTTAGCATACATAGGCTTTGCGCTTCTTGGTAGTTTAATGATATACGTCATTTTTAATGATATATTAAGAGCTATACAATAA
- a CDS encoding DsrE/DsrF/DrsH-like family protein, which yields MATRVGIIVLSGTLDKVMPAFIIGTTAAAMGLEVGMFFSFYGLNAIHKEKHKNLKVSPVGNPAMPMPVPVPQILTIMPGMMDFATSMMKGMMEKHKVPSLEQLIQQAKDLEIKLYPCQTAMTLFGYTVDDLIEGVEKPAGAATFLSFVNAGDKSIVLNF from the coding sequence ATGGCTACAAGAGTTGGAATTATCGTTTTAAGTGGAACCTTAGATAAAGTAATGCCTGCTTTTATAATTGGGACTACAGCTGCGGCTATGGGTTTAGAAGTAGGAATGTTTTTTAGCTTTTATGGATTAAATGCAATTCATAAAGAAAAACATAAAAATTTAAAAGTTTCTCCGGTAGGAAATCCAGCAATGCCTATGCCTGTTCCTGTGCCACAGATACTAACAATAATGCCGGGCATGATGGATTTTGCAACATCTATGATGAAAGGAATGATGGAAAAACATAAAGTCCCATCTTTAGAGCAACTAATCCAGCAAGCAAAAGATTTAGAGATAAAATTATATCCATGCCAGACAGCAATGACTCTTTTTGGCTATACGGTCGATGATTTAATAGAAGGTGTAGAAAAACCAGCTGGAGCTGCAACTTTTTTAAGCTTTGTAAATGCGGGTGATAAATCGATAGTTTTGAATTTTTAA